The Marivirga tractuosa DSM 4126 genome contains the following window.
GACAATCATCACTTGAAAACGTAGCATTACCTTTAGTTTATGCAGGTTTTAGTAAATCGCAAAGGGAAGAAAGAGCGTTGGAAGTATTAGGAAGCGTAGGGCTTGCCGATAGAGCCTATCATAAACCTAACGAACTTTCAGGTGGTCAGCGTCAAAGAGTCGCTATTGCAAGAGCTTTGGTTAATAACCCAAGTATCATATTGGCCGATGAACCAACGGGTAACCTAGACACGAAAACATCCTATGAGATCATGGAGTTGTTCCAGATGTTGCACGATCAAGGAAATACAATTGTTATGGTGACGCACGAAGATGATATAGCCCAATATGCTCATAGAATTATCAGGATGCGTGATGGGTTGGTTGAGTCAGATAATATTAATAATGATATTACAAGAGTTGGAGCCGAATCGGTTTAGTGTTTAATAGCATATATTATTATTTTTATTGGGGATTGTTTTAAGTATTATCGAATAGTTTTATTTATTTGATCATACTTTCACTTCTTTCCAGTTGCAAATTTATATTTTTATCAGCGTTGTTTCTCAACTCGAATAATTTTAGATTTGAATATGATTGATAAACCAAACCCAATTAAATTGATAATTGCAGATGACCATGAGATTTTAGCAAATGGAATGGCATCAATTCTGGCAAAGCAAGCTGATTTTGAAATGTTGGGAACTGCTCAAAATGGCAGAGAGGTTTTAGAAATGATGGCAATAAATCCTGCTGATGTTATAGTGATGGATTTGAACATGCCCGTTTTGGATGGAATTGAAACAACTCAAATCCTTAAAAAAACATATCCTAAAGTTAAAGTATTAATCTTGTCGATGTTTGATAGAGAAGGCTACATTCAAAATGCTCTTGATATAGGAGTGGATGGATATGTCTTAAAGAATATAGGTGAAAAAGAAATAATCTCCGCTATTCATAGAATCCTGGAAGGGAAAACTTATTTTTCTCAGGATGTAATGGAAAAGGTTGCTATAAAAATGAGGCATGAGCCAGAACCAGGGATAAAGCTATCGGCTACTGAAAGGAAGATGCTAAAATATTTAAGTGAAGGTGATACCTCTGGCGAAATATCTGAAAAAATGAATTTAGCTACTAATAGCGTAATGTCATACCGAAAACTGCTGTTGCAGAAATTTGAAGCTAAAAATGTGTCCCACATGATAAAAATGGCTTACGAAAAAGGCTATTTGGGAAAACCCTAATGAATTCAAAAGCAATTATCTTAGCTTTGAACTGCAAATCCTAGAAACATGAAATATTATATAATTGCGGGGGAACGTTCAGGCGATCTGCATGGAGGTAACTTAATCAAAGCTTTGAAAGCTACAGATTCTCAAGCTGAAGTCAGATGTTGGGGAGGAGAAGAGATGCGAAATGCTGGTGGTGAGCTAGTAGTCCATTATCGTGAGATGGCATATATGGGTTTTTGGGAAGTACTTGTTCATCTTAAGGCCATCAAAAAGAAAATTAATTTTTGTAAAGAAGATATATTGTCCTTTCAACCAGATGCATTGATCTTGATTGATTATGCAGGCTTTAATCTTAGAATTGCAAAATTTGCTTCCCAACATAATATCCCTGTTCACTATTATATCTCTCCCAAAATCTGGGCTTGGAATCAAAAAAGAGCTTATAAAATCAAGAGGTTTGTAGATTATATGTATGTAATTCTGCCTTTTGAAAAGGAGTTCTATCGAAAATTCGATTTTGAGGTAGATTATGTTGGAAATCCCTTACTAGATGCCATTAAGGCCTATAAGCCAAACAAAGATTTTCAGTACAAGGGACAAGATGTAATTGCCGTTTTGCCTGGCAGCCGTAAACAGGAGGTTAGGGCTATGATGGAAAACCTACAAGGCATTGCTGTAGATTTTCCTGAGGAACATTTTGTTATAGCAGGCGTGTCTAACCTAGAAACAGAACTTTATGATGGATGGCAACAAATTGAAAATGTAGATTTGATTTTCGATCAAACCTATGATTTACTGTCTCATTCCAAAGCAGCTTTAGTTACTTCCGGA
Protein-coding sequences here:
- a CDS encoding ABC transporter ATP-binding protein produces the protein MGNSVIQTKDIAKIYKMGTETVEALKSVTINIDKGEYVAFMGPSGSGKSTLMNIIGCLDTPTRGTYELAGQNVSETSENDLAEIRNKEIGFVFQTFNLLPRQSSLENVALPLVYAGFSKSQREERALEVLGSVGLADRAYHKPNELSGGQRQRVAIARALVNNPSIILADEPTGNLDTKTSYEIMELFQMLHDQGNTIVMVTHEDDIAQYAHRIIRMRDGLVESDNINNDITRVGAESV
- a CDS encoding response regulator transcription factor codes for the protein MIDKPNPIKLIIADDHEILANGMASILAKQADFEMLGTAQNGREVLEMMAINPADVIVMDLNMPVLDGIETTQILKKTYPKVKVLILSMFDREGYIQNALDIGVDGYVLKNIGEKEIISAIHRILEGKTYFSQDVMEKVAIKMRHEPEPGIKLSATERKMLKYLSEGDTSGEISEKMNLATNSVMSYRKLLLQKFEAKNVSHMIKMAYEKGYLGKP
- the lpxB gene encoding lipid-A-disaccharide synthase produces the protein MKYYIIAGERSGDLHGGNLIKALKATDSQAEVRCWGGEEMRNAGGELVVHYREMAYMGFWEVLVHLKAIKKKINFCKEDILSFQPDALILIDYAGFNLRIAKFASQHNIPVHYYISPKIWAWNQKRAYKIKRFVDYMYVILPFEKEFYRKFDFEVDYVGNPLLDAIKAYKPNKDFQYKGQDVIAVLPGSRKQEVRAMMENLQGIAVDFPEEHFVIAGVSNLETELYDGWQQIENVDLIFDQTYDLLSHSKAALVTSGTATLETALFEVPQVVVYKTGKISFAIAKRVVKVEFISLVNLILDKEAVRELIQDEFNPSNLKNEFEKILPGGENTESILKDYKQLKEMLGAENTSQITAELMVNRVQG